In Zerene cesonia ecotype Mississippi chromosome 20, Zerene_cesonia_1.1, whole genome shotgun sequence, the genomic stretch ctttatatcgGTTTTCTATATCATTGTATAAGTGATAAACTGTCGGATATCCATCACATAGCAGTGTATCTCTAAGGCATGGGATGCTGGTGTGGTGTGAGCCCACCATGCTCGGGGCTGTGCTTTTGctttttccttttcttttcttttttacgtTTCTTCCTTTCTTTGTCATCATCATGCCTCTTCTGCTTTTTGTGCTTCTTCTCATATGTGTCTGGATTTGAAGAGTCTGTGAAGAATTAAGAGGTTTATCAAAAATTACATTGCATTATTTCTTTCAgtcaactttataattttgattttcaaGTATTCCATcacatttttagaaataaagtgggagaaaaactaGAGAATTTATGTTGATGGGCTATAGAATTTTGTTTAACCCTGAATTTGCTATTATTAACCAAGGTTACCTAATCAGGTAACCTTTTACATGATCTGTATtaccttataaatatttgtacaaataaacttgcacaaataatattgtacatacCTTGTAATGGAGTATCTTGGCCGGGAGGTGCACCATCTTTATgcttatgttttttatgtttactcTTGTGTTTCTTTGGTGGTGTGGCACTCACATAGCGGTATTGCTCAGGCAGAGGACCAGGGTGCAATCTGAAGCCAGCCAGTTGTGCACTTGTCAATGGTAACAGTTCCTTACCACCAATGGGTCGTTTAGCTATCACAGATCCTAGTGTACTATTGTCCTCCTGCCCTGGCCCGTCCACAATGCCCGGTAAATTAGGTAAAAAGGACGAGAGTGattcctttaattttttccCATTAAACTTACTATATGAGTGCTCAAGACCATAATACGCCATCAAATTTGTCGCTCCAGTTAATTCACATTCTCCTAGAAAAgcataatagatattaatgaGATTAACAAGAATTTGGTAGCGAAAGTAGtcgtgtttataaaatatttatagaaattattacgaactaaatctttatttgtacCTGGAGGTTCTTTCATCAAATAGAATGGTCCACTATGTACTATGGACGGGTTTTTGCCCAGTGAGATCGTAGTCTTGAGGGTACCAGAAGAATCCTGTCGAGAAACAACTGGTGACCTCGCTCCTCGGGGCGAGGACTTTGGTGAATATGGTTCTACTTTTCTAAACTGATCAGACATCATCTTGTATAAGCATGTCTACGGAattggatataaataaaaaagttatgcgaaataaaatgacaaaaaaattataaaaactccCTTCCCTTCTTGTGCTGAACCTTCTCTAATTTGTACCACAGAAAACAAATGTTACAACAGCAATcacagataattttaaatatttttctacttcATGTGATGGATTGGTTCACGAAAAGtaggtgtttttattttttaataaattcagttcctttattcctatttcttataaataactattatttaatagttcatattaatttataaaacattaaataataaaacaatatctatGGCTGTACCACGTGTTTAATTTAAGAACGCCACACTCgattataaaagcaaaagtaaaaatttagtCTATGGTAAATGAATTAGCTTCTCGTAACGCGCTACGATTTTCTATAATGTGTTTGGAAATAAACAGATCAAGgagttatatttcaataaaataaagctgaaTGTGTCGGTATAAATGtgcaaaatgtttgtttattgtgaTACTAGTGGTACAAACATGGTGCAGTGATTCTGATAACACCAATCTACACTCTACAAAGTGACGCCATTTTACGGGAATGACCAGCCCGCGGCTGCCTCTTATTAGGCCTGATGTAAGGAGCGCTGTTCCCAAACGGATGCATGGAAACAAATCTCGATTTTTGTACTCGTACTGGACGTACGATTTTACAGGTATAGTAAACattgatatttgtttttgttgctaTCATAATTCGAATCAAACTTTTGAGTTCCTGTTGTTTGAATGTCTTTTGTTTCTCGGCAGTCATTTGAgcacgtgttttattttttcagaaaACTATGGAAGATGGTAATATAGCAAATACGAGAGACGATAAAAATACCGTTGCGGCGCTATGTAACTTATATGGTGATCGAGCCGCGACATTTACGGCAAATGGACACGATTTCGCAGGCGAATCATCGAGTCCTCCGGAAAAATCTTATGGACAACGGCGACACAGCGCGGATACTTCACATGAGGACAAGTTTAAAAAACGCATTAATCCATTGAGAATACACCTTGGCAAGCGGCCCTTCGTTGATAATTCATCTCCCTACAATAGTGTgtgcaaaaagaaaaaaccgTTTTCAGTGAAATCTAGTGAAACAAGTGTGAATAAAGCATCTACCCCACGAGCGCCTAAACTTATACCAAAACGCATTGAACATAGTCAATTTCATAATGTCACATCACAAGTGGATGATAATGAACACGACAAACCTGTACCCCGCCTTGTGCCCAAGAGCCAATtatcacaatttaaaaaaagtaagatTGAAAAGGGACCTCAGTTAAAAGAATATGCACAGAGTCTTGGCTTGCAGCCAATGGTAAAGTTCAAGTGTCGAAAATGTT encodes the following:
- the LOC119835128 gene encoding mediator of RNA polymerase II transcription subunit 19, translating into MMSDQFRKVEPYSPKSSPRGARSPVVSRQDSSGTLKTTISLGKNPSIVHSGPFYLMKEPPGECELTGATNLMAYYGLEHSYSKFNGKKLKESLSSFLPNLPGIVDGPGQEDNSTLGSVIAKRPIGGKELLPLTSAQLAGFRLHPGPLPEQYRYVSATPPKKHKSKHKKHKHKDGAPPGQDTPLQDSSNPDTYEKKHKKQKRHDDDKERKKRKKEKKRKKQKHSPEHGGLTPHQHPMP